From one Phycodurus eques isolate BA_2022a chromosome 6, UOR_Pequ_1.1, whole genome shotgun sequence genomic stretch:
- the LOC133403543 gene encoding stromal membrane-associated protein 1-like isoform X1: MTTRSEREKAEKLNEQHQAILSKMLREEDNKYCADCEAKGPRWASWNLGVFICIRCAGLHRKLGVHISRVKSVNLDQWTSDQIQRIQDIGNTKARQLYEANLPKSFRRPQTDQAVDFFIRDKYEKKKYSSNNVTNGGSPKDCTKKEKETERGSKVSSYTKKNDESRPVPKISPVKSSEPSVNLLGLDAPAAAPSNNGITSTSQNNNDLDIFGPMVSNPLPSSTSTAQFPQVSSSSVAGTPTQPPAAVVGGAGSGQGNLDLFNDSSSTTKTEDNAKKPLSKDSILSLYGTNMSPQAPAAGMFMGPSQMQFPVQTPAGYQAFPGVGTAVPPTTVMGAMMAQSGASMMGPSPGMMVGMTMPNGFMGNAPASAVMGMAPRMMAPHGGVMPAGMVPAQGMYAIQPGQQAQWNMAQVSHQMSGLHLNGAARHMAFTQPPTAIGGWAAPGSGQTMSTQLWK; the protein is encoded by the exons ATGACGACTCgctcagagagagagaaggcCGAGAAACTGAACGAGCAGCACCAGGCCATTCTGTCCAAAATGCTCAGAGAGGAAGACAACAAGTATTGTGCCGACTGCGAGGCGAAAG GTCCTAGATGGGCGTCTTGGAACCTGGGAGTATTTATCTGCATTCGGTGTGCGGGCCTCCACAGGAAGCTCGGTGTCCACATATCCCGAGTGAAGTCAGTCAACTTGGACCAATGGACCTCAGATCAAATCCAG CGTATACAGGATATAGGAAACACCAAGGCCAGGCAGCTGTATGAGGCcaaccttccaaaaagcttcAGACGACCTCAAACAGACCA AGCAGTTGACTTCTTCATCAGGGATAAATATGAGAAGAAGAAATACTCCAGCAACAATGTGACCAACGGAGGCAGT cCTAAAGATTGTACCAAGAAAGAGAAGGAGACAGAGCGAGGGAGCAAGGTGTCATCTTACACCAAG AAGAATGACGAGTCAAGGCCAGTCCCTAAAATCAGCCCAGTTAAGTCATCAGAACCTTCGGTGAACCTACTAGGACTTG ACGCACCGGCAGCTGCACCAAGCAACAATGGAATCACAAGCACAAGCCAGAACAATAATGACCTGGATATATTTGGTCCTATGGTATCCAACCCCCTACCCTCATCCACATCAACTGCTCAGTTTCCTCAG GTGAGCTCCAGCAGCGTGGCAGGCACGCCCACACAACCCCCAGCAGCAGTAGTGGGTGGAGCCGGGTCAGGACAGGGCAACCTTGACCTGTTCAATGACAGCAGCAGCACAACTAAGACAGAAGATAACGCAAAGAAGCCATTGTCCAAGGACTCCATCTTGTCACTCTATGGAACCAACATGTCACCACAGGCTCCGGCTG ctGGCATGTTCATGGGACCCTCTCAGATGCAGTTTCCTGTCCAGACCCCTGCTGGTTATCAGGCTTTCCCTGGCGTAGGGACCGCCGTGCCGCCTACGACCGTCATGGGTGCCATGATGGCACAGAGTGGAGCATCCATGATGGGGCCAAGTCCAGGAATGATGGTTGGGATGACCATGCCCAATGGCTTCATGGGAAATGCCCCTGCTAGTGCCGTGATGGGCATGGCCCCCAGAATGATGGCGCCACATGGCGGTGTGATGCCTGCAGGCATGGTGCCTGCCCAGGGCATGTATGCCATCCAGCCTGGGCAACAAGCTCAGTGGAACATGGCTCAG GTGAGCCATCAGATGTCAGGGTTGCATCTGAACGGTGCAGCCAGACACATGGCCTTCACTCAGCCTCCAACTGCTATTGGTGGCTGGGCCGCACCCGGATCCGGTCAAACTATGAGCACACAACTTTGGAAGTGA
- the LOC133403543 gene encoding stromal membrane-associated protein 1-like isoform X2 yields MTTRSEREKAEKLNEQHQAILSKMLREEDNKYCADCEAKGPRWASWNLGVFICIRCAGLHRKLGVHISRVKSVNLDQWTSDQIQRIQDIGNTKARQLYEANLPKSFRRPQTDQAVDFFIRDKYEKKKYSSNNVTNGGSPKDCTKKEKETERGSKVSSYTKNDESRPVPKISPVKSSEPSVNLLGLDAPAAAPSNNGITSTSQNNNDLDIFGPMVSNPLPSSTSTAQFPQVSSSSVAGTPTQPPAAVVGGAGSGQGNLDLFNDSSSTTKTEDNAKKPLSKDSILSLYGTNMSPQAPAAGMFMGPSQMQFPVQTPAGYQAFPGVGTAVPPTTVMGAMMAQSGASMMGPSPGMMVGMTMPNGFMGNAPASAVMGMAPRMMAPHGGVMPAGMVPAQGMYAIQPGQQAQWNMAQVSHQMSGLHLNGAARHMAFTQPPTAIGGWAAPGSGQTMSTQLWK; encoded by the exons ATGACGACTCgctcagagagagagaaggcCGAGAAACTGAACGAGCAGCACCAGGCCATTCTGTCCAAAATGCTCAGAGAGGAAGACAACAAGTATTGTGCCGACTGCGAGGCGAAAG GTCCTAGATGGGCGTCTTGGAACCTGGGAGTATTTATCTGCATTCGGTGTGCGGGCCTCCACAGGAAGCTCGGTGTCCACATATCCCGAGTGAAGTCAGTCAACTTGGACCAATGGACCTCAGATCAAATCCAG CGTATACAGGATATAGGAAACACCAAGGCCAGGCAGCTGTATGAGGCcaaccttccaaaaagcttcAGACGACCTCAAACAGACCA AGCAGTTGACTTCTTCATCAGGGATAAATATGAGAAGAAGAAATACTCCAGCAACAATGTGACCAACGGAGGCAGT cCTAAAGATTGTACCAAGAAAGAGAAGGAGACAGAGCGAGGGAGCAAGGTGTCATCTTACACCAAG AATGACGAGTCAAGGCCAGTCCCTAAAATCAGCCCAGTTAAGTCATCAGAACCTTCGGTGAACCTACTAGGACTTG ACGCACCGGCAGCTGCACCAAGCAACAATGGAATCACAAGCACAAGCCAGAACAATAATGACCTGGATATATTTGGTCCTATGGTATCCAACCCCCTACCCTCATCCACATCAACTGCTCAGTTTCCTCAG GTGAGCTCCAGCAGCGTGGCAGGCACGCCCACACAACCCCCAGCAGCAGTAGTGGGTGGAGCCGGGTCAGGACAGGGCAACCTTGACCTGTTCAATGACAGCAGCAGCACAACTAAGACAGAAGATAACGCAAAGAAGCCATTGTCCAAGGACTCCATCTTGTCACTCTATGGAACCAACATGTCACCACAGGCTCCGGCTG ctGGCATGTTCATGGGACCCTCTCAGATGCAGTTTCCTGTCCAGACCCCTGCTGGTTATCAGGCTTTCCCTGGCGTAGGGACCGCCGTGCCGCCTACGACCGTCATGGGTGCCATGATGGCACAGAGTGGAGCATCCATGATGGGGCCAAGTCCAGGAATGATGGTTGGGATGACCATGCCCAATGGCTTCATGGGAAATGCCCCTGCTAGTGCCGTGATGGGCATGGCCCCCAGAATGATGGCGCCACATGGCGGTGTGATGCCTGCAGGCATGGTGCCTGCCCAGGGCATGTATGCCATCCAGCCTGGGCAACAAGCTCAGTGGAACATGGCTCAG GTGAGCCATCAGATGTCAGGGTTGCATCTGAACGGTGCAGCCAGACACATGGCCTTCACTCAGCCTCCAACTGCTATTGGTGGCTGGGCCGCACCCGGATCCGGTCAAACTATGAGCACACAACTTTGGAAGTGA